A window of Halomicrobium zhouii genomic DNA:
CGCGCTGAAGGACTGCTCCGGCGGCGTCCACACCAGCACGTCCCAGTCGACTTCCTCCCTCGAGAGGAGGTCGTCGTCGTCGTTGTCGGTGATAGTGACGCCACCGAGCATAGACGCCGACGCGTCGTCGAAGGCGCCCGTGGCGGTGACACCGACGTCACGGGCAGCCATCACGCCCAGGCGAGCGGCGTCCTCGCGGGTCATCCGGTCCGACTTGCCGAGCGCATCGAGCGTCGCGAGCACTGTCGCGTTTGCGGCGGCGCTGGAGCTCTTCAGGCCCGAGGCCATCTGGACGTCGCTCTCGGTCCTGACCGTCCCGCCAACGTCGTCGGGCCCGTGCGCGTCGACGACGTACTCGACGCACGTCTCGATCAGTCGCGTGTCCGCGTCCGGTTCGTCCTCGACGTCTCCCTCGAAGCCCCCGTCGTCCTCGGAGAGCTCGACAGTCGCCGTGGTGTACTCGTCGATGGCGAACGCCGACCCGACACCGGTCGAGAGCGCGTTGAGGACCGTGCCCGCGGCCGGGGCCGATGCCTTCCCCTGCATTGGGTGAGTGTCCCGCGCGCCGGTATTTACCTGTGGCGGTAGGTCGGCGCACGAGCGAACGCGAGGGCGCCGACGACAGAGCGCAGCGGGGAACGACGTGACCCGCGAGCAGGCCGGCGCGCGAACGAATGTGAGCGGGCCGTTGAAATAGCGCAGCGGGGAACGGAGTGACCCGCGAGCAGGACGGCGCGAGCGGAGCGAGCGCCGTCGGAAAGCGCAGCGGGAGCGACTGGAGCGGGCGCGAAGCGTCCGCGGTTACTCGAACGGGGAACGGAGTGACCCGTGAGAGCGGAGGGAGCGACACGCGAGCAGGACGGCGCGAGCGGAGCGAGCGCCGTCGGAAAGCGCAGCGGGAGCGACCGGCGCTGGCGACGGAGAGAACTGACCGATCGGTGACGACGCGTCGTCATCGAGACGACGGTCCCCAACAGCATTGAACGAAACGGTCGTACGGGTCGGTATGGTCGACGGATTACTCGTCGTCGGGCTGCTGGTCGCCGCCTTCGTCGGGTACAACATCGGCGGATCCTCCACGGGCGTCGCGTTCGGACCTGCCGTCGGGAGCCGGATCCTCGGAAAGGCCACCGCGGCGGGGCTGTTCACCGTCTTCGCGCTGTTGGGCGGCTGGACCATCGGCCGGAACGTCATCGAAACGATGAGCAGCGAGATCGTCCCGGCGACGCAGTTCAGTCTGACGGCGAGTGTCGGCGTGCTCTTCTTCGCCGGCGCGTCGCTGCTGATCTCGAATCTCTACGGCGTGCCAGCGTCGACGTCGATGACGGCCGTCGGTGCCATCGTCGGCCTAGGGCTCGCGACGGGGACGCTCAGGGAAGAGGTGATGTTCCGGATCGTCTCGGCGTGGATAATCGCACCGCTGCTCGCGTTCCTGGTCGGGATGTTGATCGGCCGCTACCTCTACCCCCACCTCGACGCGCGATTCACGTTTACGAGACTGGAGAACCCGCTGGTCCGGCTCGATCGCTCGGGAGCGGTACCGCGACCTGCGTTCAACGACCGGGCCTCGCTGTGGGACGTCCTCGGGGCGGCCCTCGTGCTCGTCATCGCGTGTTACATGGGCTTCAGTGCTGGTGCCTCGAACGCCGGCAACGCGGTCGCCCCGCTCGTCGGGAGCGGAGCGGTCTCCGTCGAGAGCGGGATCTTGCTGGCGATCGGCTCGATCGGGCTCGGCGGGTTCACCATCGCTCGCCGGACCCTGGCGACGGTCGGTGATGGGATCACCGAACTGCCGATCCTGGCGGCGCTAATCGTCTCGACTATCGGCGCGACGGTCATCACGGTCCTCTCGCGGCTCGGGATCCCCGCAAGCCTCGCGGTGAGTACGACCTGTTGTATCATCGGCCTCGGCTGGGGCCGTGCCAGCCGGGCAGTCACCGTCGCCGAGGCCGCGAAGGGGGCAGTCGACCCGGACGCCGCCCAGTTCGACGAGGGGGCGGGCCTCACCACCGGTGCGCTCACGGCCGACGACCCGGAGACCGGCGTGCCGAGCGGGCCGACGCTGGGAACGCTCGCGGCGAGCGAACGAGAACAGGAGGCGAACGCTCCCGGAGCGGAGGAAGATATCGACGTCCCCCCGATCGGCGAGGAGGACTTCGACGACCTCGCGGCCGAGAGCCTGTTCGACCCGGCCGCGACCAGTCGCATCGTGTTCCTCTGGGCGCTGACGCCCACGATATCGACGATCGGCGCGTACGTACTGTTCTCGATCGTCCTCTGAGCCGGACGCTGTCTCGGACCAGACCTTTCATCCGTACCCTCCTAACGAGTCACATGGGATCACACGTTCTCGTCCCGGTCGACGGCTCCGAGGAATCGCTGCGTGCACTGGCTCACGCGTTCGACCTCGAGGACGTGGACGTCACCGTCATCACGGTCGTCGACCCGTTCGACATCGACCCGCTCACTCCGGGGCTGCAGTCGCCGCTCGGCAAAGCCGGCCTTCCCGCGTACTCACAGGAGTGGTACGAGAAGGAGTGGGAGAACGCCCGAGAACTCCACGCCGACCTGCGTGCGGCCGCCGACGACTTCGACGGCGCGTACGAGAGCGTCGTCAAACTCGGCAACCCGGTCAGGCAGATCCTGCGCTACGCGGACGAACACGACGTCGACCAGATCGTCATCGGCGCGGCGAGCGACGACCCGCTCTCGCACGTGCTGCTCGGGTCGACCGCCGAGGGCGTGACGAAACGCGCCAAATCGACTGTGACGGTCGTGCGGTGATACGACGCTCCGGGAGATCACCGAGGCGAAGGAGTTGGTACGTCGCGACGACCGCGGGCGTTCGATCTGTCGTGACCGATACGCGTCGCTTTTGACGGTTCACGCGCAACGGCCAGCTATGAGCGCTCGCAACGACGTCGCCCCGGACACACTCGGCGTCGAACTCACCGAGGACGGCATCGCCGTCGAGTACAACGATGGCCGGACCGTCTTCTACCACGGCGTCCCGAGGAAAGCCGAAGAGACGGTCAGGACGGCGCCGGCCAAGGACGCTCACGTGCTCGTCACCGACGCCTCTGAAACCCAGGGCATCCTCGTCTACGTGAACGACCTGAACACCCACGACGACATCCTCGAGGACACCGGCGTCGGGCGGATCATGCTCGACGACGAGGAGGACGAACTGTTCCCCGGCGTCGTCGTCCGCGACCACCAGATGCGCGTCGAAGTCGAGGCTGACCTGGACCAGGTGGACGGACGGGTGTTCGTGTTCGAAGAAGACGAGATGGGTGAGCGGAGTTACGAGATCGTTTCTCCGGATTCCGAAGGCGCGGACGAGCGGAGCGAGTGAGCGCGTTCCTGGTCCAGCGGTTACTGAATGTAGGAGGGCTCCTCCGAATCGCAGTTCTTCTCGTGTTGTCGCGCGTCGCCCTGATCGTCGAACATCAGGCCGCAGTGCTCGCACTTGAACCACGTCATATCGTCCCGCTCCGTTTGGACGACCATGTGAATCTCATGGCTGGCCAACAGTAAAGGTATTACTCCGATAGCGGACGGATTCGCCGTCGTTCCGTCGACGCCGAAGAGTGGCCGGATACGGAACCCCGCAACGCGAACGCTCAAGGCGTTCGGATCCCAACGCGACGACATGAGCGGTCAGAACGCGGCCGGACTCGAACTCTCTGTCGAGGGGGCCAACAAGCGCGACGCCGGGCGGGGCATCGCGCGACTCCCCGAATCGGCCCGGAGTCGACTCGGCGTGCTGAGCGGCGACCCCGTCATCGTCGAGGGCGACCGGCGGACCGTCGTCAAGGTGTGGCCCGCGGACGAGGACGGCCAGTTCGTCCGCGTCGACGCGGACACGCGGGCCAACGCCGGCGTCAACATCGGCGACGTCGTCACCGTCCACAACGCCACCGTCGACGACGCGACGAGCGTCACCGTCCAGCCGGCCCAGCCACTCCCCGGGAACGAGGCCTACGAACACACCGTCAGGGACCGCCTCGTCGACCGGATGGTCCAGGCCGACGAGCGGGTCCACGTCGAGGGACTGGGCACCTTCCTCGTGCGCACGACGACGCCGGACGGCTCGGTCCGCGTGGCCGACGACACCCGGCTCACCGTCCTCCCCTACGGCGGCGACGAGAGCGCCTCGCGCACGGCCGAACCGAGCGAGCCGACCGGCGAGAGCCCCTCGCCGGAGGACGCCGACATCGACGTCTCCTACGAGGACATCGGCGGCCTCGACGAGGAACTGGACCTCATCCGCGAGATGATAGAGGTGCCCCTCTCCGAACCCGAGCGCTTCCGCCGGCTCGGCATCGACCCGCCGTCGGGCGTCCTGCTGCACGGCCCGCCGGGCACCGGGAAGACGCTCATCGCCCGCGCCGTCGCCAACGAGGTCGACGCCTACTTCGACACCATCTCCGGGCCCGAAATCGTCTCGAAGTACAAGGGCGAGTCTGAAGAGCGACTGCGCGAGGCGTTCGAGCAGGCCGAGGCCAACGCGCCGGCCATCCTCTTCATCGACGAGATAGACTCCATCGCGGGCGCGCGCGACGAGGACGCCGACATGGAGAACCGCGTCGTCGCCCAGTTGCTCACGCTGATGGACGGGCTCGAAGACCGGGGCCGCGTCGTCGTCATCGGTGCGACGAACCGCGTCGACACCATCGACGAGGCGTTGCGCCGCGGCGGCCGCTTCGACCGCGAGATCGAAATCGGCGTCCCCGACGAGGGCGGCCGGCGCGAGATTCTGGACGTCCACACGCGCGAGATGCCGATGACCGACGACGTGGACCTGGACCGCGTCGCCGGCCGGACCCACGGCTTCGTCGGCGCGGACCTCCAGTCGCTGACGACGGAGGCCGCGATGAACGCGCTCCGTCGGGAGAAGGAGGACCCCGACGTCTCGCGGGAAGACTTCGGCGCGGCGCTGGCGGCCGTCGACCCCTCCGCGATGCGCGAGTACGTCGCCGAGTCCCCCACCGTCACCTTCGACGACGTCG
This region includes:
- a CDS encoding inorganic phosphate transporter — its product is MVDGLLVVGLLVAAFVGYNIGGSSTGVAFGPAVGSRILGKATAAGLFTVFALLGGWTIGRNVIETMSSEIVPATQFSLTASVGVLFFAGASLLISNLYGVPASTSMTAVGAIVGLGLATGTLREEVMFRIVSAWIIAPLLAFLVGMLIGRYLYPHLDARFTFTRLENPLVRLDRSGAVPRPAFNDRASLWDVLGAALVLVIACYMGFSAGASNAGNAVAPLVGSGAVSVESGILLAIGSIGLGGFTIARRTLATVGDGITELPILAALIVSTIGATVITVLSRLGIPASLAVSTTCCIIGLGWGRASRAVTVAEAAKGAVDPDAAQFDEGAGLTTGALTADDPETGVPSGPTLGTLAASEREQEANAPGAEEDIDVPPIGEEDFDDLAAESLFDPAATSRIVFLWALTPTISTIGAYVLFSIVL
- a CDS encoding shikimate kinase, producing MQGKASAPAAGTVLNALSTGVGSAFAIDEYTTATVELSEDDGGFEGDVEDEPDADTRLIETCVEYVVDAHGPDDVGGTVRTESDVQMASGLKSSSAAANATVLATLDALGKSDRMTREDAARLGVMAARDVGVTATGAFDDASASMLGGVTITDNDDDDLLSREEVDWDVLVWTPPEQSFSADADIRRCQQIAPMARLVEDLALSSEYQRAMTVNGFAFCAALGFDPEPLVEGLRQVEGVSLSGTGPSFTAVGERPALEQVREYWSERPGRTWLTTTQTEGTQIL
- a CDS encoding AAA family ATPase; translation: MSGQNAAGLELSVEGANKRDAGRGIARLPESARSRLGVLSGDPVIVEGDRRTVVKVWPADEDGQFVRVDADTRANAGVNIGDVVTVHNATVDDATSVTVQPAQPLPGNEAYEHTVRDRLVDRMVQADERVHVEGLGTFLVRTTTPDGSVRVADDTRLTVLPYGGDESASRTAEPSEPTGESPSPEDADIDVSYEDIGGLDEELDLIREMIEVPLSEPERFRRLGIDPPSGVLLHGPPGTGKTLIARAVANEVDAYFDTISGPEIVSKYKGESEERLREAFEQAEANAPAILFIDEIDSIAGARDEDADMENRVVAQLLTLMDGLEDRGRVVVIGATNRVDTIDEALRRGGRFDREIEIGVPDEGGRREILDVHTREMPMTDDVDLDRVAGRTHGFVGADLQSLTTEAAMNALRREKEDPDVSREDFGAALAAVDPSAMREYVAESPTVTFDDVGGLEEAKDTLTEAVQWPLVYGPLFDAANTDPPTGVLLYGPPGTGKTLLARAVAGESGVNFVHVNGPELLDRYVGESEKAVREVFDRARQTAPSIVFLDEIDAIAGQRGETHEVTERVVSQLLTELDGVTDNPNLVVLAATNRREGLDDALLRPGRLEQHVEVPNPDEAARRKILEVHTEGKPLGDDVDLDRLAAVTEGRSGADLEALVRAASMRAIREVADSASPDEANERADDVVIEGSHFDDAMDGLDWSG
- a CDS encoding DUF5796 family protein, whose product is MSARNDVAPDTLGVELTEDGIAVEYNDGRTVFYHGVPRKAEETVRTAPAKDAHVLVTDASETQGILVYVNDLNTHDDILEDTGVGRIMLDDEEDELFPGVVVRDHQMRVEVEADLDQVDGRVFVFEEDEMGERSYEIVSPDSEGADERSE
- a CDS encoding universal stress protein; the protein is MGSHVLVPVDGSEESLRALAHAFDLEDVDVTVITVVDPFDIDPLTPGLQSPLGKAGLPAYSQEWYEKEWENARELHADLRAAADDFDGAYESVVKLGNPVRQILRYADEHDVDQIVIGAASDDPLSHVLLGSTAEGVTKRAKSTVTVVR
- a CDS encoding DUF7128 family protein, which gives rise to MVVQTERDDMTWFKCEHCGLMFDDQGDARQHEKNCDSEEPSYIQ